From Pan troglodytes isolate AG18354 chromosome 11, NHGRI_mPanTro3-v2.0_pri, whole genome shotgun sequence, the proteins below share one genomic window:
- the LOC134807610 gene encoding LOW QUALITY PROTEIN: H(+)/Cl(-) exchange transporter 3-like (The sequence of the model RefSeq protein was modified relative to this genomic sequence to represent the inferred CDS: inserted 1 base in 1 codon; substituted 1 base at 1 genomic stop codon), whose translation MCLRYYFPLKTLWRSFFAALVAAFVLRSINPSGNSHLVLFYVEYHIPSYIFELFPFILLGVFGGLWGAFFIRASIAWCHRHKSTKFGKYPILEIIIVAAIMAVIAFPNPYTRVNTSELIKEFFTHCFPLESSSLCDYRNDMNANKIVNDIPDNPVGIGVYSAXMHXCLALLFKIIMTVCTFGIKLPCDGFEHRPLARRSFLLPTF comes from the exons ATGTGTTTGCG ctATTATTTTCCTCTCAAAACTTTATGGAGATCATTTTTTGCTGCTTTAGTGGCTGCATTTGTTTTGAGGTCCATCAATCCATCTGGTAACAGCCATCTGGTCCTTTTTTATGTCGAGTATCACATACCATCATACATTTTTGAGCTGTTTCCTTTTATTCTCCTAGGggtatttggagggctttggggagCCTTTTTTATTAGGGCAAGTATTGCCTGGTGTCATCGACACAAGTCCACCAAATTTGGAAAGTATCCCATTCTGGAAATCATTATTGTTGCAGCCATTATGGCTGTGATAGCCTTTCCTAATCCATACACCAGGGTAAACACCAGTGAACTGATCAAAGAGTTTTTTACACACTGTTTTCCCCTGGAATCCTCTTCTCTTTGTGACTACCGAAATGATATGAATGCCAATAAAATTGTCAATGACATTCCTGATAATCCAGTAGGCATTGGAGTATATTCAG CAATGCACTAATGCCTGGCACTCCTATTTAAAATCATAATGACAGTATGCacttttggtatcaag cttccttgtgatgggttcgaacatcgtcctttagctcggagaagtttttTATTACCGACcttttga